In a genomic window of Bicyclus anynana chromosome 5, ilBicAnyn1.1, whole genome shotgun sequence:
- the LOC112052420 gene encoding UV excision repair protein RAD23 homolog A, whose product MLVTLKTLQQQTFQIDIDPEETVKALKLKIEVEKGKDYAADHQKLIYAGKILLDDNKLCTYNIDEKKFIVIMVTKPKASDNQQASSTSAPEAGESASTESGDAKNKPVEETPKPAPAAEPERAVQPSVTSTDLDFESTVQSIMDMGYNRQQVEQALRASFNNRERAVEYLITGIPEELLQEQEADESTEEDPLGFLRDQPQFQQMRAVIQQNPNLLNTVLQQIGQTNPALLQAISQHQQAFVRMLNEPVNATATGAAVEEVAVDSQAPQAPQNVIQVSAQDKEAIERLKALGFPEHMVIQAYFACEKNENLAANFLLSQNFDD is encoded by the coding sequence ATGTTAGTGACATTAAAAACTTTACAACAACAAACTTTTCAAATAGACATAGACCCCGAGGAAACGGTCAAAGCATTGAAGCTAAAAATTGAAGTCGAGAAAGGTAAAGACTATGCGGCAGACCATCAAAAACTTATTTATGCGGGTAAAATTCTTCTTGATGACAATAAATTGTGCACCTATAATATAGATGAAAAGAAGTTCATCGTTATTATGGTTACGAAACCTAAAGCGTCTGATAATCAACAAGCGTCATCGACCTCTGCGCCAGAAGCTGGAGAAAGTGCGTCGACCGAAAGTGGTGACGCTAAAAACAAACCCGTCGAAGAAACGCCGAAGCCTGCACCCGCCGCTGAGCCCGAGCGCGCTGTCCAGCCTTCTGTTACGTCTACCGATCTAGACTTTGAGTCTACAGTACAAAGCATCATGGATATGGGATACAACAGACAACAAGTGGAGCAGGCTCTGCGTGCATCGTTTAACAACCGCGAAAGAGCAGTCGAGTACCTCATCACAGGTATCCCGGAAGAATTACTTCAAGAACAAGAAGCCGACGAAAGTACAGAGGAAGATCCCTTAGGTTTCCTACGTGATCAACCACAATTTCAACAAATGCGTGCAGTGATTCAGCAAAATCCAAATTTACTGAACACTGTTCTACAACAAATTGGGCAAACGAACCCAGCCTTGTTGCAAGCTATAAGTCAACACCAACAAGCTTTTGTCAGAATGCTCAATGAACCTGTCAATGCAACGGCCACTGGGGCCGCTGTAGAGGAAGTTGCTGTGGACAGCCAAGCTCCACAAGCACCACAGAATGTCATTCAAGTCTCAGCTCAAGATAAAGAAGCTATAGAAAGATTAAAAGCACTAGGCTTCCCAGAGCATATGGTTATTCAAGCTTATTTTGCCTGTGAAAAGAATGAAAACCTTGCAGCAAACTTTCTGCTCTCCCAAAATTTTgatgattaa
- the LOC112052434 gene encoding cyclic AMP response element-binding protein B isoform X4 — protein sequence MDGMVEENGTSGAAGVADPLSSAGSSAGGAPHVVVTSIVQLTLPTQAPSAQVQSVIQPNQQSVIQTASNIQPVQLPKGNVILVTKPSSVIHTTQGTLQTLQIKPEPNTILSAQGQSCSDDSCSDDESPKRKYREMLTRRPSYRKILNDLGGAEIAVIPADSGLHTLAVSGTAGGGAIVQYANQDGQFYVPGPILEDQTRKRELRLLKNREAARECRRKKKEYIKCLENRVAVLENQNKALIDELKSLKELYCQQKTE from the exons ATGGACGGAATGGTCGAGGAGAACGGCACGTCTGGCGCTGCAGGCGTCGCGGATCCTCTATCGAGCGCGGGGTCCTCGGCCGGCGGCGCGCCGCACGTCGTCGTCACCAGCATCGTGCAGCTCACGTTGCCGACACAGGCGCCATCCGCACAG GTGCAATCAGTAATACAACCTAATCAACAGTCTGTAATTCAAACAGCATCTAATATACAACCAGTGCAATTGCCAAAGGGAAATGTTATATTGGTCACTAAACCAAGCTCAGTTATACACACCACCCAGGGAACTTTGCAAACTTTACAG ATTAAACCGGAACCTAACACCATACTGAGCGCACAAGGACAATCATGCAGTGATGACAGTTGTAGTGATGATGAAAGTCCCAAGAGGAAATATAGAGAGATGCTGACCCGTCGCCCTTCATATCGAAAAATTCTTAATGATCTTGGTGGTGCAGAGATTGCAG TGATTCCAGCTGACAGCGGGCTGCACACGCTGGCAGTGTCGGGcacggcgggcggcggcgccaTCGTGCAGTACGCCAATCAAGACGGACAGTTCTACGTACCGG GGCCGATACTAGAAGACCAAACGCGCAAACGAGAGTTGCGGCTACTTAAAAACCGGGAAGCAGCTAGAGAATGCCGACGCAAGAAGAAAGAATACATCAAATGTCTGGAAAACAGAGTTGCAGTGTTAGAAAACCAAAACAAGGCTCTAATAGATGAATTAAAATCACTAAAGGAACTGTATTGTCAGCAAAAAACTGAATGA
- the LOC112052434 gene encoding cyclic AMP response element-binding protein B isoform X2 — MDGMVEENGTSGAAGVADPLSSAGSSAGGAPHVVVTSIVQLTLPTQAPSAQVQSVIQPNQQSVIQTASNIQPVQLPKGNVILVTKPSSVIHTTQGTLQTLQIKPEPNTILSAQGQSCSDDSCSDDESPKRKYREMLTRRPSYRKILNDLGGAEIAENRMGTKGLENEVSLSSLSFAPVIPADSGLHTLAVSGTAGGGAIVQYANQDGQFYVPEDQTRKRELRLLKNREAARECRRKKKEYIKCLENRVAVLENQNKALIDELKSLKELYCQQKTE; from the exons ATGGACGGAATGGTCGAGGAGAACGGCACGTCTGGCGCTGCAGGCGTCGCGGATCCTCTATCGAGCGCGGGGTCCTCGGCCGGCGGCGCGCCGCACGTCGTCGTCACCAGCATCGTGCAGCTCACGTTGCCGACACAGGCGCCATCCGCACAG GTGCAATCAGTAATACAACCTAATCAACAGTCTGTAATTCAAACAGCATCTAATATACAACCAGTGCAATTGCCAAAGGGAAATGTTATATTGGTCACTAAACCAAGCTCAGTTATACACACCACCCAGGGAACTTTGCAAACTTTACAG ATTAAACCGGAACCTAACACCATACTGAGCGCACAAGGACAATCATGCAGTGATGACAGTTGTAGTGATGATGAAAGTCCCAAGAGGAAATATAGAGAGATGCTGACCCGTCGCCCTTCATATCGAAAAATTCTTAATGATCTTGGTGGTGCAGAGATTGCAG AAAATCGCATGGGAACTAAAGGATTGGAAAATGAAGTTTCGCTGTCGTCTTTATCGTTTGCGCCAG TGATTCCAGCTGACAGCGGGCTGCACACGCTGGCAGTGTCGGGcacggcgggcggcggcgccaTCGTGCAGTACGCCAATCAAGACGGACAGTTCTACGTACCGG AAGACCAAACGCGCAAACGAGAGTTGCGGCTACTTAAAAACCGGGAAGCAGCTAGAGAATGCCGACGCAAGAAGAAAGAATACATCAAATGTCTGGAAAACAGAGTTGCAGTGTTAGAAAACCAAAACAAGGCTCTAATAGATGAATTAAAATCACTAAAGGAACTGTATTGTCAGCAAAAAACTGAATGA
- the LOC112052434 gene encoding cyclic AMP response element-binding protein B isoform X3 yields MDGMVEENGTSGAAGVADPLSSAGSSAGGAPHVVVTSIVQLTLPTQAPSAQVQSVIQPNQQSVIQTASNIQPVQLPKGNVILVTKPSSVIHTTQGTLQTLQIKPEPNTILSAQGQSCSDDSCSDDESPKRKYREMLTRRPSYRKILNDLGGAEIAENRMGTKGLENEVSLSSLSFAPVIPADSGLHTLAVSGTAGGGAIVQYANQDGQFYVPDQTRKRELRLLKNREAARECRRKKKEYIKCLENRVAVLENQNKALIDELKSLKELYCQQKTE; encoded by the exons ATGGACGGAATGGTCGAGGAGAACGGCACGTCTGGCGCTGCAGGCGTCGCGGATCCTCTATCGAGCGCGGGGTCCTCGGCCGGCGGCGCGCCGCACGTCGTCGTCACCAGCATCGTGCAGCTCACGTTGCCGACACAGGCGCCATCCGCACAG GTGCAATCAGTAATACAACCTAATCAACAGTCTGTAATTCAAACAGCATCTAATATACAACCAGTGCAATTGCCAAAGGGAAATGTTATATTGGTCACTAAACCAAGCTCAGTTATACACACCACCCAGGGAACTTTGCAAACTTTACAG ATTAAACCGGAACCTAACACCATACTGAGCGCACAAGGACAATCATGCAGTGATGACAGTTGTAGTGATGATGAAAGTCCCAAGAGGAAATATAGAGAGATGCTGACCCGTCGCCCTTCATATCGAAAAATTCTTAATGATCTTGGTGGTGCAGAGATTGCAG AAAATCGCATGGGAACTAAAGGATTGGAAAATGAAGTTTCGCTGTCGTCTTTATCGTTTGCGCCAG TGATTCCAGCTGACAGCGGGCTGCACACGCTGGCAGTGTCGGGcacggcgggcggcggcgccaTCGTGCAGTACGCCAATCAAGACGGACAGTTCTACGTACCGG ACCAAACGCGCAAACGAGAGTTGCGGCTACTTAAAAACCGGGAAGCAGCTAGAGAATGCCGACGCAAGAAGAAAGAATACATCAAATGTCTGGAAAACAGAGTTGCAGTGTTAGAAAACCAAAACAAGGCTCTAATAGATGAATTAAAATCACTAAAGGAACTGTATTGTCAGCAAAAAACTGAATGA
- the LOC112052434 gene encoding cyclic AMP response element-binding protein B isoform X1 — translation MDGMVEENGTSGAAGVADPLSSAGSSAGGAPHVVVTSIVQLTLPTQAPSAQVQSVIQPNQQSVIQTASNIQPVQLPKGNVILVTKPSSVIHTTQGTLQTLQIKPEPNTILSAQGQSCSDDSCSDDESPKRKYREMLTRRPSYRKILNDLGGAEIAENRMGTKGLENEVSLSSLSFAPVIPADSGLHTLAVSGTAGGGAIVQYANQDGQFYVPGPILEDQTRKRELRLLKNREAARECRRKKKEYIKCLENRVAVLENQNKALIDELKSLKELYCQQKTE, via the exons ATGGACGGAATGGTCGAGGAGAACGGCACGTCTGGCGCTGCAGGCGTCGCGGATCCTCTATCGAGCGCGGGGTCCTCGGCCGGCGGCGCGCCGCACGTCGTCGTCACCAGCATCGTGCAGCTCACGTTGCCGACACAGGCGCCATCCGCACAG GTGCAATCAGTAATACAACCTAATCAACAGTCTGTAATTCAAACAGCATCTAATATACAACCAGTGCAATTGCCAAAGGGAAATGTTATATTGGTCACTAAACCAAGCTCAGTTATACACACCACCCAGGGAACTTTGCAAACTTTACAG ATTAAACCGGAACCTAACACCATACTGAGCGCACAAGGACAATCATGCAGTGATGACAGTTGTAGTGATGATGAAAGTCCCAAGAGGAAATATAGAGAGATGCTGACCCGTCGCCCTTCATATCGAAAAATTCTTAATGATCTTGGTGGTGCAGAGATTGCAG AAAATCGCATGGGAACTAAAGGATTGGAAAATGAAGTTTCGCTGTCGTCTTTATCGTTTGCGCCAG TGATTCCAGCTGACAGCGGGCTGCACACGCTGGCAGTGTCGGGcacggcgggcggcggcgccaTCGTGCAGTACGCCAATCAAGACGGACAGTTCTACGTACCGG GGCCGATACTAGAAGACCAAACGCGCAAACGAGAGTTGCGGCTACTTAAAAACCGGGAAGCAGCTAGAGAATGCCGACGCAAGAAGAAAGAATACATCAAATGTCTGGAAAACAGAGTTGCAGTGTTAGAAAACCAAAACAAGGCTCTAATAGATGAATTAAAATCACTAAAGGAACTGTATTGTCAGCAAAAAACTGAATGA
- the LOC112052434 gene encoding cyclic AMP response element-binding protein B isoform X6 — protein sequence MDGMVEENGTSGAAGVADPLSSAGSSAGGAPHVVVTSIVQLTLPTQAPSAQVQSVIQPNQQSVIQTASNIQPVQLPKGNVILVTKPSSVIHTTQGTLQTLQIKPEPNTILSAQGQSCSDDSCSDDESPKRKYREMLTRRPSYRKILNDLGGAEIAVIPADSGLHTLAVSGTAGGGAIVQYANQDGQFYVPDQTRKRELRLLKNREAARECRRKKKEYIKCLENRVAVLENQNKALIDELKSLKELYCQQKTE from the exons ATGGACGGAATGGTCGAGGAGAACGGCACGTCTGGCGCTGCAGGCGTCGCGGATCCTCTATCGAGCGCGGGGTCCTCGGCCGGCGGCGCGCCGCACGTCGTCGTCACCAGCATCGTGCAGCTCACGTTGCCGACACAGGCGCCATCCGCACAG GTGCAATCAGTAATACAACCTAATCAACAGTCTGTAATTCAAACAGCATCTAATATACAACCAGTGCAATTGCCAAAGGGAAATGTTATATTGGTCACTAAACCAAGCTCAGTTATACACACCACCCAGGGAACTTTGCAAACTTTACAG ATTAAACCGGAACCTAACACCATACTGAGCGCACAAGGACAATCATGCAGTGATGACAGTTGTAGTGATGATGAAAGTCCCAAGAGGAAATATAGAGAGATGCTGACCCGTCGCCCTTCATATCGAAAAATTCTTAATGATCTTGGTGGTGCAGAGATTGCAG TGATTCCAGCTGACAGCGGGCTGCACACGCTGGCAGTGTCGGGcacggcgggcggcggcgccaTCGTGCAGTACGCCAATCAAGACGGACAGTTCTACGTACCGG ACCAAACGCGCAAACGAGAGTTGCGGCTACTTAAAAACCGGGAAGCAGCTAGAGAATGCCGACGCAAGAAGAAAGAATACATCAAATGTCTGGAAAACAGAGTTGCAGTGTTAGAAAACCAAAACAAGGCTCTAATAGATGAATTAAAATCACTAAAGGAACTGTATTGTCAGCAAAAAACTGAATGA
- the LOC112052434 gene encoding cyclic AMP response element-binding protein B isoform X5: protein MDGMVEENGTSGAAGVADPLSSAGSSAGGAPHVVVTSIVQLTLPTQAPSAQVQSVIQPNQQSVIQTASNIQPVQLPKGNVILVTKPSSVIHTTQGTLQTLQIKPEPNTILSAQGQSCSDDSCSDDESPKRKYREMLTRRPSYRKILNDLGGAEIAVIPADSGLHTLAVSGTAGGGAIVQYANQDGQFYVPEDQTRKRELRLLKNREAARECRRKKKEYIKCLENRVAVLENQNKALIDELKSLKELYCQQKTE, encoded by the exons ATGGACGGAATGGTCGAGGAGAACGGCACGTCTGGCGCTGCAGGCGTCGCGGATCCTCTATCGAGCGCGGGGTCCTCGGCCGGCGGCGCGCCGCACGTCGTCGTCACCAGCATCGTGCAGCTCACGTTGCCGACACAGGCGCCATCCGCACAG GTGCAATCAGTAATACAACCTAATCAACAGTCTGTAATTCAAACAGCATCTAATATACAACCAGTGCAATTGCCAAAGGGAAATGTTATATTGGTCACTAAACCAAGCTCAGTTATACACACCACCCAGGGAACTTTGCAAACTTTACAG ATTAAACCGGAACCTAACACCATACTGAGCGCACAAGGACAATCATGCAGTGATGACAGTTGTAGTGATGATGAAAGTCCCAAGAGGAAATATAGAGAGATGCTGACCCGTCGCCCTTCATATCGAAAAATTCTTAATGATCTTGGTGGTGCAGAGATTGCAG TGATTCCAGCTGACAGCGGGCTGCACACGCTGGCAGTGTCGGGcacggcgggcggcggcgccaTCGTGCAGTACGCCAATCAAGACGGACAGTTCTACGTACCGG AAGACCAAACGCGCAAACGAGAGTTGCGGCTACTTAAAAACCGGGAAGCAGCTAGAGAATGCCGACGCAAGAAGAAAGAATACATCAAATGTCTGGAAAACAGAGTTGCAGTGTTAGAAAACCAAAACAAGGCTCTAATAGATGAATTAAAATCACTAAAGGAACTGTATTGTCAGCAAAAAACTGAATGA
- the LOC112052426 gene encoding actin-binding protein IPP, whose translation MTTMSSNIYEKTLNKEGSRPYKCCEYANKVSLNLNHFRRDGRFCDIDLISGKTKVRAHRVVLAASCEYFDAMFNVGLEESQKGRVVLPSVPPGILPMIIDFIYTGEIEIDKATVQHLMIAADMFQLHELVIGCGEFLKRELHPSNALGILRFAENHNCTELAEEALAHAQADWNLVANGEELLELPLQQLLTLLSSEQLKVDNEAQVLYPALKWLEHDPSTRRRHCFEVLSHVRLPLISPQVLDDAIKTVQDPSIAVALKTVRVDMKSGRGALVALSAEPRARARRCLVVAGGSCHDAAPHPPHATDNILSSALKFDLHKREWEELAPMGIARIQPGVAMLSGRVYAVGGEQGSQILANGEVYDPQTDKWSNIAPMKEARCEFGLTAWNGHLYAFGGWVGSDMGASVEVYDPTSDEWTLTGEMPEPRFGMGVVQFDGLIYVVGGCTHTWRHTRDLLVYSPAARKWHALAPMRHARSQAAAVVLGAHLYVIGGNAPRRTVLASVERYSFDHDSWEEVASLKEARAGCAAGAADDVLLAAGGDSECVGERAFYRARTTLASVEMYDPARDAWLPAPPLPQSRAEAGAALL comes from the exons ATGACAACAATGTCTTCAAACATCTATGAAAAGACTCTTAATAAAGAAGGCTCCAGGCCTTATAAATGTTGCGAATACGCTAATAAAGTTTCTCTGAATCTTAATCACTTCAGAAGGGATGGTAGATTTTGTGACATAGATCTCATATCAGGAAAAACCAAAGTGCGG GCGCACCGTGTAGTACTGGCTGCAAGCTGTGAATATTTTGATGCAATGTTCAATGTGGGTCTAGAAGAGAGTCAGAAAGGTAGGGTAGTGTTACCTAGTGTACCTCCTGGCATTCTTCCTATGATAattgactttatttatactG GAGAAATTGAGATTGATAAAGCCACAGTCCAGCATTTAATGATAGCTGCTGATATGTTTCAACTTCACGAACTGGTCATTGGTTGTGGCGAATTTTTGAAAAGAGAATTGCATCCTTCTAATGCACTGGGCATATTaag ATTTGCCGAAAATCACAATTGTACTGAGCTTGCTGAAGAGGCACTGGCGCATGCTCAGGCTGACTGGAATTTGGTTGCAAATGGTGAAGAATTGTTAGAGTTGCCTTTGCAGCAATTGTTGACTTTGTTGTCTTCGGAGCAACTTAAAGTGGACAATGAGGCAcag GTATTATATCCAGCTTTAAAATGGCTTGAACATGACCCGTCAACAAGAAGACGCCATTGTTTTGAAGTTCTGAGTCATGTGCGGTTACCACTTATTTCACCACAAGTATTGGATGATGCCATAAAAACTGTACAAGATCCTTCTATAGCAGTGGCTTTGAAAACAGTTAGAGTTGACATG AAGTCTGGGCGCGGCGCGCTGGTGGCGCTGTCGGCGGAGCcgcgggcgcgcgcgcggcgctgCCTGGTGGTGGCGGGCGGCTCGTGCCACGACGCCGCGCCGCACCCGCCGCACGCCACTGACAACATCCTGTCTTCCGCACTTAAATTCGATTTGCACAAACG TGAGTGGGAGGAGCTTGCGCCTATGGGTATAGCGCGCATTCAACCAGGAGTTGCGATGTTGAGTGGGAGGGTGTACGCGGTGGGCGGGGAACAAGGCAGTCAAATATTGGCTAACGGCGAAGTGTATGATCCACAG ACAGACAAATGGTCGAACATAGCGCCAATGAAAGAGGCGAGGTGCGAGTTCGGTCTGACCGCGTGGAACGGTCACCTGTACGCGTTCGGCGGCTGGGTGGGCTCCGACATGGGCGCGTCCGTCGAGGTGTACGACCCCACGTCCGACGAGTGGACGCTCACCGGGGAGATGCCCGAGCCGCGCTTCGGGATGGGCGTCGTTCAGTTTGATG GTCTGATATACGTGGTGGGCGGCTGCACGCACACGTGGCGGCACACGCGCGACCTGCTGGTGTACTCGCCGGCGGCGCGCAAGTGGCACGCGCTGGCGCCCATGCGGCACGCGCGCAGCCAGGCCGCCGCCGTGGTGCTGGGCGCGCACCTCTATGTCATCGGCGGGAACGCGCCGCGCCGCACCGTGCTCGCCTCCGTCGAGCGGTACAGCTTCGATCAT GACTCGTGGGAGGAGGTGGCGAGCCTGAAGGAGGCGCGCGCGGGGTGCGCGGCAGGCGCGGCCGACGACGTGCTGCTGGCGGCGGGCGGCGACAGCGAATGCGTGGGCGAGCGCGCCTTCTACCGCGCGCGCACCACGCTCGCCTCCGTCGAGATGTACGACCCGGCGCGCGACGCGTGGCTGCCGGCGCCGCCGCTGCCGCAGTCGCGCGCCGAGGCGGGCGCCGCGCTGCTCTGA